One Triticum dicoccoides isolate Atlit2015 ecotype Zavitan chromosome 3B, WEW_v2.0, whole genome shotgun sequence genomic window, ttcacatatttaggaggaggaccggcatgattcaaatgagtcgaggggatcggtcctctatacactgggggttccacattggcaaagatgccggtaccatttctaccactagtagacggactcttttcactgttagcttcccccttgtcggagctagcatccgtcaccttgttagtgggatcacccactttcatcggcgaggtagatagtttaagtccgtctaagaaatcagaaaacatgcttttaacctcggccgtcatggaggttttcaatgtgtctaaaaccacattgaattcctcacgagataccgaggctcccccttcggccgtggacgagatgggattcacaccggagtgctcctccgcaccgtcgtgggtgtcaaccatactctccggacggcaaagtccttaataaagagacgaggctctgataccaattgaaagaatcgatatggttgactagaggggggagggggtgaataggcaactaacaatttttaaacttttctttaacaatctaaaccttgcaatgaaataggttgtctagatgtgcaactacgtggacaacctatatgatgcaaagacaataagcacacaagcaagcaatggatataacttaagtaagcttgcaaaagtaaagggacaagataaccaagagtggagacggtggagacgaggatgtgttaccgaagttccttccttttaaggggaagtacgtctccgttagagcggtgtggaggcacaatgctccccaagaagctactagggccaccgtaatctcctcacgccctcacacaatgcgagatgccgtgattccactattggagcccttgaaggcggcaaccagacctttacaaacaagattaggGCTATCtctacaacacttggaggctcccaacaacaccacgaagcttcaccacaatggagtatggcttcgaggtgacctcaaccgtctagggtgctcaacacccaagagtaacaagattcgctagggataagtggggggaatcaaatttctcttggtggaagtgtagatctgggccttctcaaccaatcccgagcaaatcaacaagtttgattggctagggagagagatcaggcgaaaatggagcttggagaaacaatgaagctttgggggaaagaggtaagtcaactttggggaagaagacccctttatatagtgggaagaacaaaccaaccgttaccccactcaccagccccgcacagagcggtactaccgctagggaagggcggtactaccgctcgacccagcggtactgctgcgctgcccagggccctgaccccagggcggtactaccgctagggaagagcggtactaccgcttagggcggtactaccgctcctactacctcccttagtgccgcaaaacccgacacgaaaaactttgttcgagaatcgaggcggaagtagcccagacgcacagcggtactacggccaaaaatcccaagcggtactaccgttctgagagcggtactaccgcttggagcggtactaccgctctgagagcggtactaccgctggagagcttcggcggtactaccgctgtggtcgcggtactaccgctggggcagagcaaaggatagcaaggggaaaacggcagctccagagatgcggaaggcaagacgacgggtgtgataaggatgtgtacgtgtgatttCACCCAAgttttaccaaagcggatcccctcttgatagtacggtgactcctacgaaactagtccaccaacaacgaaacgagggagctacaccgtcttgaatacaacaccgaggggaggaaatcgtctcgcgccaatggatgaatctctaaaagaactaaacgcacacgattagtccgtacaaacattgtcattaatcaccaaaacatcttggggataaatataccCTTACAACAGGGCCATCGTAAATTACATAACGACTACAAGGAAACTAACGTCTTTTGACCACCTCCTAAGCCAATGGCTCCGTGACAACCCACGAGCGCCGTGCTAGTTATTTGTAGGTTATAACTGTTTTCCTTACGGCAACACTAAACATTAGACTACTGATTTTTGGCTTTGCATCAGACTAGTTGTTGGCCGTTTGATCGGAAGCACCAGAGTCGTCCGATGGTATGTAGGCCCGGGTGAGCTTTTGATGTGAGTAAAACGTGGGCTGAGAGGCTGGGATCCGGCTTGCCTACTTCCTTTCCATATTTTCATCCGTGCTTCCACTTCATCCCACGgctgtcttttttccttttctctttctaATGTAATCATCTTTCCCCTGATTTTAAaggggtggggccgggccttattttaTTCTAATCAAAACAAGCCACGTACGTGGaagcacggatgggcacacgccGGTGTTTTATTTGAAATGTAATTGTTCTTTCCGTGTAACTGCTTTCATAAATTACGTTGTGATTTACCATATCATTCTTCCTCCATTTACGTCCATGCTTCCTGCTTCCAGTATTTCCTTTGCAGCGGATAACTGGGTATAATTTATTTGAAATGTAATTGTTTGCTTCCAACACAACAAATTATGTTTCCTTGGATAGAAAATTTTGCTTCAAATGTAACAGAAACTTGAGTCAGTCTGATTTTTAAAAATAAAATTATTTGTCTGTTTTGAAAGCAGCAAAGTATGTTTTCGTAAATTATTATTTTTGCTTAATTTGATATTTAAATTTGCTTCATTTTAGTAACATCACAATATTGTTCCGCCGAGTACAGGATTGCTTCCAATGATATActctctccgtttcaaaatataagtctttctagagatttcaacaagtgactacatacggagtaaaatgagtgaatctacactctaaaatatgtctacatacatccgtatgttatagttcatttaaaatgtctaaaagactcatatttaggaacagagggagtatttaataTGTACTGTTTCTAATCATGTATGGCTCCAGGTTTAAAATTGACTCCTTTTAATCATgtatgcttttttttttgcgagataTCATGTATGCTTCTTAGCTTGCAATATTATTTTTCGCTGTACAAGAACCATGCTTCGATGAGTGCCGTATATGCTTCCGTGTTTTTTTTTACTTCCTTGCAGCTACTTTTTCTTTCCTGTCATTTTCTTGCTTCCTACATAATTTATTGAAGCTTCGTAAGCCATCATTTGGTGCTTCCGTGTCacttttttttttactttcatTTCCTGCTTCAATAGTAGATCAATACACATGCATATTTGTGTTATTTGCTTCTTATCGGTACCAATGTTGCTTCAACACTGGAGCATCATCGTGGGGGATTCGCTAACAGGAGAAGGTGAAGCCGAAGGGGAGGGACGGTGAGCCACTAGAGGTGCCGGGGGGTCGCTGGCCTTGTGGACGAAGAAAATAGTGCCACCTTCCACCGGATCTTTTGTCGAAAGAGACCATCTGTCGAATGGAATTGCCAAAGAAGACCCCTTTCGGATGAAATAGACAAAAAAGACCCCCTCGGCCGTGGCGGCAGGCGCGCCAAGCGAcatgtggcacctgccgccacggtgcACGGCGGCAGCCCTTGCTGCCACGGCGTTAGGCGACAACCTACGAATAACGGAAATCGGCTGGCGCGACGAAACGGCGTGGCGTGGTGGGCCCCTGCCGCCTAAGGCGCTGGCGGCAGGCCTGTAGCAGCtgcggctcgccgcctcgccggctGGCGGCAGGCCTGTGCACTGAGCATCGATGCAATAAAGAAAAGAAGCGACGCGACGCAGCACTAGCAAGTGCAAATCCCTTGCAAAAAAGTATAAAGACCTCGCCAAAAAAACTAACAAATGGAAGTGTGCAATGATACGTAGTACCAAAGGACAGGTCAGTTTACCCACATGAGCATTTGTGTGGCGTTCATTGCGCAAAAACTACTAATACAAACCAGCGCAACCAGCAGGCGGGCAGCGAGCGCACAGGCCTGCCGCCAGACGGCGGGGCGGCTGGGCCCAGCTGCTACAGTCCTGCCGCCAGCGACTGAGGCGGCCGGGGTCCACAGTGCCACGCCGTTCCGCCGCGCCAGCGATTCCCCTTATCTGCAGGCTGCCGCCTGGCGCCGTGGCGGCAGGAGCTGCCGCCTGGCACCGTGGCGGCAGTTGCCACGTGTCGCCTGGCGCGCCTGCCGTCACGGCCGAGGGGATTCATTTTGTCTATTTCATCTGGAGGGGGTCTTTTTTGGCAATTCTATTCGACAGGTGGTCTCTTTCGACAAAAAAACCCTTCCACCGTACTACTTTCCCCGCCATGGCACCATCGATCGATGAAATCGTTGATGAGACGAATAAGTAGGATGTGTCGCTGACGAGGATGAGGagatagattttttttttgaaacaatgaGGAGATAGATTTGGAAGCCAAACTCGTGGTTGTCGGCCGGCTTGGTGCTCCTGGTTGTGGTTGGCATTGGCACCGGTACTCTTGCCCAGATACAAAAGATAGAAGCAATATCTGTATGGGATACATAGGAAGCATGGAATCTTTTGTGTAAACAAATGATGTTATCACAACGCAAATGAGACGTGATCACAAATTAGCATATTTGGCACCCAGATGTAGATGCACAAATTCATGATTAACAAACCAATTCGTGTTAAACAATCCATAAAAAAGAGGATAAATTAGAACCTAGGCCGTAAGACTAAGCCACGAGTAGATCCATGCAATCGGGTGCAGGTCAGGGCCTCCGCAACACGACCATCTACTGAGGTGGCTGCACTCCGGCGTGGTGGAGCTAACGGAGCATCAGGTGAGGGTGCTGGAGAAACGTCCGTCAGTTGAGGTGGATGCGACGGAGGAGAGGAGCTGGCCGACGTGGTGGATCAGGAGCCGAGCCGCATGGTGGTTCTGCAGCAGGGATGACGAGGCCGTTTCGCTTAATTGAGAAGGATTTTTTTTTGACGCAGACGATACATGACAACGCCTATACTCATGAGTACTTGGTAAATCTATTGATTTGGCATTATGAATGTTGatgttttttctataaacttgatcaatTTTTTTTATGTAAGATAAACCTAAAATGGGAACTAAAAAGAGAAATACTATACTAGAACGGTGGATCAGAAGAGGACCAGACGGCGACACCGCAGGAAACGGAGTCAAAGCCATGCATGCACTCTGCTCTCGAAGCAGAGCGACCCGCACGCGAAGCAGCTCTTCAGCTGGTGCTCTTGTCGCTGCCGCCTCTCTTCTCCTTGATGAGCTTCAGGAGGCtgggcatcatcttcttcttcctcttgatgGTGAACGACGGCGACTTCGGGTTCCAGTTCGCCGCAGACACCGACGACCGCCGACCCTTCGACCTCTTCGACGTCGCCGACACCCTGCTCGACCTCCGCCGCGGGTACGCGCACTGCAGGCCCACACTCTCCGCCGTTGCGTTCAGGTCGTACAGCTCCTGCTCCAGCGCCTTCTGCTcgcccgccgtcttctccgcctccGACGCCACCTGCGCCTCCCTGGGGCCCATCTCCCTCATCTcccgctccgccgcctcggcccgcATCGCCACCTCCTTCTCGCTGGCCTTGAGCGCCTGCACCCACGCCTGCGCCGCGGCCACCTTCTTGTCGGCCACCACCCGGACCAGCGCCGCGCGCCCGCTCAGGTACTCGTACTCGAACCGCGAGACGGTTATAGTCCCCTGCCGCCGTGGCGCTGCCGCCGCCCTGGCCTGCATTGTGCTCTCCACGGCGGCCTTGAGCTTCTTCATTGCCGACGCCTCGGACGCCTtcgccgcctccagctccttcacagACTGCCTGATCCGCTCCTCGGCCGTAGCCATCTCCGCGGCGACGTTGTCCGCCTCTGCTAGCACGCACCGTTTCTCCAGCATGGTCAGCTCCTCCTCcttgctcgccgcctcggtctcggcATGCAACTGCTGCATCGCCGCCGTGAGGTTCGACACGATGGCCTTGGACCTCTCGTCGGCGGCCGTGACGGCCTCCATCTGGGCCctcgccttgaggagcttcgcgtTCAGCTGCTGCACCTGCGCGTCCGCGTTTTTCTCCTGCGCCTTGAGCCGGTCGATCTCCTGGACGGCCCCCATGATCTCGGTCCGGGTGCGGTCCATGGAGGTCATGAACTGGAACGCTCCCGCCTTGATGCTCTCCAGTTCGTTCTTCGCCATGGACAGCTCGGCCTCTGCAGCCTGCAGCAACGCCCTGTCCTGCCCCTCTTCTTTCTTCTGTCTCGTGGTATCCTCCGCCGCTCCATCGTTCGGGACGTGGTTCTTCCCCATGGCGCGCACCAGCTCCATCTCGCCCTGCAGGACCTCCACGTCGGCGTTCGTCGCTTCCAGCTTCGCCTCCAGCTCCCTCGCGCGGCTCACCTCCCTGCGCGCCTCCTTCACCTTGGCCCTCGCGGCCTCGATCTCCCTGGCGAACCGCTCTGCCTCGGCGACGTGCTGGGCCTCCAGCTCGCGGCGCTCCCGCTCGGCCTCGATGCGCGCGAGCTCCACCAGGACGTGCTCCTCGTTGGCCTCGTCCACGCGCCGCTTCATCTCGTCGGCGGCCTGCAGGTTGGACTGGATCTTGCACACCGTCGCCACGACGTCGCTCTCGGCCTTGGCCTTGGCCTCCGCCGCGGACTtcacctccagcttcagcttgcggAGCTCCCTCTTGACGCGGTCCAGCTCTTGCGACACCTCCGCGTACTGGGCGTCCGATGCCTCCTCGGCGCCATTCTTCCGTGTCCACGTTGCTTGCAATTCTGACCTCTGGGACGTCGCCTTGGCCTTGGTCTGGTCGATTTGGCGCTCCAGCTCCTTGGCCATGGCTCGTGCTCTCGATAGCTCCGACTCGGCGCCGGCTCGCTCGTTATCCACGGATGCCTTCCGCTCGTTCAGCTTGTCCATGTCAGATTTCGCTCGTTGTTTCATTTCAGAGGACAGGTTCTGCATACAACAAGGTAGAGATGAACTTACAATCAAACATTACCAGTGACTGCTTGATGGGATGGCAGAAACAGGGAAGATATGTCAAGTCGTCCATGAATTTCGGAACTGAAAGAGTACCTCTTGAGCTCTGTTCTTGTCTGCCTTTCTTCCACTGATGCTCTCGCCGAAGATACTCATTGTGGCTCTCACTGATCCACCATCCATGGCAGCCTCCATTGTGCTCCAAATGACGCAACCTAACAAGAAGTGTACACAAGCTACTAGTATATCCTCACCAGACAAATTTGTAGGTTCACAGCGATGCAGACCATTGGAAATTTATTGGTTGGAAGGGGAAGAAGAGGCAAAGGACAGAGGGGAGTTTATGTGCTGCTAAACGAGGACAAGTGTTTCGGCCTCAGCTCTATCCTTCTTGGCAGGACTCGGAGGAGCTCACTACCACACAACACAGCTGCTCCCGTTTTATCCACCTCGTTCCTGTCTCTGCCTCCCATCACGTTTTGCTAATTGTCTCTAGCAGTTAGTAGCTGACAGCTCCCATTCAATTTAATTCGCCGTTTCGCTTGTAGCACTAGAATACTTCTCTGGGGTTTTGGAGTAAAACAGAATAGGATTTTCGCGATGCCTTTTGGCCACATAAATTGCAAGTGGCTCGTGTTGCATACTTGCATTGTGTCGATGGGACAACGGCTGTATTTGGAAGGTAGCCTTTTTTTTTTCATTAAGAAAATATATTGTACTAATAACTAATATAAataatatactcccttcgttccacaatgtagtgcatatagattttttggAAAGTCAAACT contains:
- the LOC119276700 gene encoding protein PLASTID MOVEMENT IMPAIRED 2-like — its product is MEAAMDGGSVRATMSIFGESISGRKADKNRAQENLSSEMKQRAKSDMDKLNERKASVDNERAGAESELSRARAMAKELERQIDQTKAKATSQRSELQATWTRKNGAEEASDAQYAEVSQELDRVKRELRKLKLEVKSAAEAKAKAESDVVATVCKIQSNLQAADEMKRRVDEANEEHVLVELARIEAERERRELEAQHVAEAERFAREIEAARAKVKEARREVSRARELEAKLEATNADVEVLQGEMELVRAMGKNHVPNDGAAEDTTRQKKEEGQDRALLQAAEAELSMAKNELESIKAGAFQFMTSMDRTRTEIMGAVQEIDRLKAQEKNADAQVQQLNAKLLKARAQMEAVTAADERSKAIVSNLTAAMQQLHAETEAASKEEELTMLEKRCVLAEADNVAAEMATAEERIRQSVKELEAAKASEASAMKKLKAAVESTMQARAAAAPRRQGTITVSRFEYEYLSGRAALVRVVADKKVAAAQAWVQALKASEKEVAMRAEAAEREMREMGPREAQVASEAEKTAGEQKALEQELYDLNATAESVGLQCAYPRRRSSRVSATSKRSKGRRSSVSAANWNPKSPSFTIKRKKKMMPSLLKLIKEKRGGSDKSTS